In the genome of Phycisphaerales bacterium, one region contains:
- a CDS encoding transposase yields MATTTGRGSSVKRRDEAGGDEAVQVVRDQVEELARLGARQMLLAALEDEVNVYLQRDRYQRQGEFRGYRNGTTPRRLTLGSGTVPLEVPRVRHPAGPGAVRIEDRAQVPASQRHDRGDVHAAVHRRPGDAGLRAGLAAAGGERRAAVAQHDQSADTAVPRRVRGVRPAGSERPEVRLYLGGRDLPEGRAGYGESLPDGADRGGYGGAEALALAAEGYREAPRAGASC; encoded by the coding sequence ATGGCTACTACAACCGGACGAGGATCGAGCGTCAAGCGGCGGGACGAGGCGGGGGGCGACGAGGCCGTGCAGGTGGTTCGGGACCAGGTCGAGGAACTGGCCCGGCTGGGGGCCCGGCAGATGCTGCTGGCGGCGTTGGAGGACGAGGTGAACGTCTACCTCCAGCGCGACCGGTATCAGCGACAGGGCGAGTTCCGCGGCTACCGCAACGGGACCACGCCGCGGCGGCTGACGCTGGGCAGCGGCACGGTGCCGCTGGAGGTCCCGCGGGTGCGACATCCCGCCGGGCCAGGAGCCGTTCGAATCGAAGATCGTGCGCAAGTACCAGCGTCGCAGCGACACGATCGAGGAGACGTTCATGCGGCTGTTCATCGAAGGCCTGGCGACGCGGGACTTCGAGCCGGCCTTGCGGCTGCTGGCGGGGAACGACGCGCCGCTGTCGCCCAGCACGATCAGTCGGCTGACACAGCGGTTCCGCGTCGAGTACGCGGCGTTCGACCGGCAGGATCTGAGCGGCCGGAAGTTCGTCTATATCTGGGCGGACGGGATTTACCTGAAGGCCGGGCTGGGTACGGAGAAAGCCTGCCTGATGGTGCTGATCGGGGCGGATACGGAGGGGCAGAAGCACTTGCTCTCGCTGCGGAGGGGTATCGCGAGGCGCCGAGAGCTGGGGCGAGTTGCTGA
- a CDS encoding RHS repeat-associated core domain-containing protein, whose amino-acid sequence MAGSDFFSGTRGSGTSAPAGDRAYAYDPIGNRSETTTGTSAAVYYCANELNQYEALDDAAGCESPFTREFMYDADGNMTGDGDLVLVYDGENRLVEVAPASPASGDKKAVFVYDYRNRRVQKSVYEHNGSAWGGSPVARTRYVWDGWLLIAELDGLDDNALLRRWTWGLDLAGQRGGRPGDAAGGIGGLLAVWDRTATEDYEEEPEGEGLLEEEPTGRKWVFAYDALGNVGQLVDLFPERWIPEDILAARYEYDPYGNVTAAGGDYADRNRFRFSTKQFEAESGLGYWGERFYHPEYGRWVNRDPIWESGGLNLYSLGVNLPTRMFDRFGLIAIACGPDDLDSAPPPPPPPPPPPPRPPWPFGTWPMDVARASAINGAANGPSPLGFTSETTGEPKAVLCCSWFTTFGIPLGQHCQLRIIERQGNRCYATDHEGENIPEHGGAPCVDKSPSGPYEVPCDNYCGDQDQIGRPRPVSPTANDCLKRADGCGKEYDPLGSNSNAMLALMMKCCGIAAGEGGFTFPPTAPGWTGPYHGGALGGPAPLFQEGPCVDMQPLLFCTKCATCSDIGL is encoded by the coding sequence TTGGCCGGGTCGGACTTCTTCAGCGGCACACGCGGCAGCGGGACGAGCGCGCCCGCGGGCGACCGGGCGTATGCCTACGACCCGATCGGGAATCGGTCGGAGACCACGACGGGGACGAGTGCGGCCGTGTACTACTGCGCGAACGAGCTGAACCAGTACGAAGCGCTCGACGATGCGGCCGGGTGCGAGTCGCCGTTCACGCGCGAGTTCATGTACGATGCCGACGGGAACATGACCGGCGACGGCGACCTGGTGCTGGTGTACGACGGCGAGAACCGCCTGGTCGAGGTCGCGCCGGCCAGCCCTGCTAGCGGCGACAAGAAGGCGGTCTTCGTCTACGACTACCGCAACCGGCGGGTGCAGAAATCCGTGTATGAGCACAACGGGTCGGCGTGGGGCGGGTCGCCGGTGGCGCGGACGCGCTACGTGTGGGACGGCTGGCTGCTGATCGCCGAGCTCGACGGGCTGGACGACAATGCGCTGCTGCGCCGCTGGACGTGGGGACTCGACCTAGCCGGCCAGCGTGGCGGCCGGCCGGGCGATGCGGCCGGTGGGATCGGTGGGCTGCTGGCCGTGTGGGACCGGACGGCCACGGAGGATTACGAGGAAGAGCCGGAGGGCGAGGGGCTGCTCGAAGAGGAGCCGACCGGCCGCAAGTGGGTTTTCGCCTACGACGCGCTCGGCAACGTGGGCCAGTTGGTGGACCTGTTCCCTGAGCGGTGGATTCCGGAGGACATCCTGGCGGCGCGGTACGAGTACGACCCGTACGGGAACGTGACGGCCGCGGGCGGGGACTACGCCGACCGCAACCGCTTCCGGTTCAGCACGAAGCAGTTCGAGGCCGAGAGCGGCCTGGGCTACTGGGGCGAGCGGTTCTACCACCCCGAGTACGGGCGCTGGGTGAATCGGGATCCGATCTGGGAGAGCGGCGGACTCAATCTGTACAGCCTTGGCGTGAATCTGCCAACCAGGATGTTCGACCGATTCGGTTTGATTGCGATTGCTTGCGGCCCAGACGACCTCGATAGTGCGCCCCCGCCTCCCCCGCCCCCGCCTCCGCCGCCGCCACGCCCCCCGTGGCCGTTCGGGACGTGGCCGATGGATGTGGCGCGGGCGTCCGCGATCAATGGAGCGGCCAATGGTCCTTCGCCGCTCGGGTTTACCTCAGAAACGACCGGAGAGCCCAAGGCCGTGCTATGCTGCAGCTGGTTCACCACGTTTGGCATCCCGCTCGGGCAGCATTGCCAACTTCGGATCATTGAGCGGCAGGGCAACAGATGCTATGCCACAGATCACGAAGGCGAGAACATACCGGAGCACGGCGGAGCACCTTGCGTCGACAAATCACCCTCGGGCCCATATGAAGTCCCATGCGACAACTACTGCGGAGATCAAGATCAGATCGGGCGACCACGCCCTGTGTCGCCAACCGCTAACGATTGCCTGAAGAGGGCGGATGGGTGCGGCAAGGAGTACGATCCGCTGGGTAGCAACTCAAATGCGATGCTCGCGTTGATGATGAAGTGTTGCGGCATCGCCGCTGGCGAGGGTGGCTTTACGTTTCCGCCAACTGCACCAGGGTGGACTGGTCCATATCATGGCGGCGCACTCGGTGGGCCGGCGCCATTGTTTCAAGAGGGCCCGTGCGTCGACATGCAGCCGCTGTTGTTCTGCACCAAGTGCGCCACTTGCAGCGACATCGGACTCTAG
- a CDS encoding transposase, translating into MLKDCRQRGLNEPGCWIADGALGLWAAVNEQSPNSAQQRCTNHKTMNVLDKLPKAEQPEATPRLRAIWQAESEVAARKLAAGVIADFRRAGYDRAADCLGDDLDRCLTFYAFPEPHWSHLRTTNVIESPFAGVRLRTNAAKRFKKTKSGVYLVHQVLMRLSQNWRHLKAAHLCAQIPLPEGKNRRVKTKVKAKAKTHAA; encoded by the coding sequence TTGCTGAAGGACTGCCGGCAGCGGGGTCTGAACGAGCCGGGCTGCTGGATCGCGGACGGGGCGTTGGGGCTGTGGGCGGCGGTGAACGAGCAGAGTCCGAACTCGGCCCAGCAGCGCTGCACGAATCACAAGACGATGAACGTGCTCGACAAGCTGCCGAAGGCCGAGCAGCCCGAGGCGACCCCGCGACTGCGGGCGATCTGGCAGGCGGAAAGTGAGGTGGCGGCGCGGAAGCTGGCGGCCGGTGTGATCGCGGACTTCCGTCGGGCGGGCTACGACCGGGCGGCGGACTGTCTGGGGGACGATCTGGATCGCTGCCTGACGTTCTACGCGTTTCCGGAGCCGCACTGGTCGCACCTGCGGACGACGAACGTGATCGAGTCGCCGTTTGCGGGCGTACGGCTGCGGACGAACGCGGCCAAGCGGTTCAAGAAGACCAAGAGCGGCGTGTACCTGGTGCATCAGGTGCTGATGCGGCTGTCGCAGAACTGGCGGCACTTGAAGGCGGCGCACCTGTGTGCCCAGATACCGCTGCCGGAAGGAAAGAACCGCCGGGTGAAGACGAAGGTGAAGGCGAAGGCGAAGACCCATGCGGCGTGA
- a CDS encoding helix-turn-helix domain-containing protein, producing MTANRNDVMTITELASYLKISKSTLYKLAHDGKVPGQKVGRHWRFHKNAIDAWLSTRDAPPKARSRRR from the coding sequence ATGACCGCAAATCGCAACGATGTCATGACGATCACCGAGCTCGCGTCGTATCTGAAGATCTCGAAGTCGACGCTGTACAAGCTCGCCCATGACGGAAAGGTGCCCGGTCAGAAGGTCGGGCGACACTGGCGCTTCCACAAGAACGCCATCGACGCCTGGCTCAGCACGCGAGACGCGCCGCCGAAAGCGCGGTCCCGCCGCCGGTGA
- a CDS encoding PQQ-binding-like beta-propeller repeat protein, producing MAGETRRGIIPICIEGAGGAEIPGCFALSSAGEFAAIGFGSRLHQFDCSTGANVRGYENDQVWKGCMFSPTSDVLVGLTAAGRVYAWDARTGERRWESSVADGPGPGDVYATVRISPDGAFAAVGLHGRTYTLDMKTGRVVASTAGTLREGGDKGHDRVWLDDQVVVRGDGEIRLVDPRSGGVVWRAAVDTRDLFCIGASPQTRWIAGASGGPKSPNRVSLWRVDLDAVDMK from the coding sequence ATGGCAGGCGAGACTCGGCGTGGCATCATTCCCATTTGCATTGAGGGCGCGGGGGGCGCCGAGATACCCGGCTGTTTCGCACTCAGTTCGGCTGGCGAGTTTGCCGCGATTGGGTTCGGTTCCCGGCTGCATCAATTCGACTGTTCGACGGGCGCGAACGTCCGCGGATATGAGAATGACCAGGTGTGGAAAGGCTGCATGTTCTCGCCGACGAGCGACGTGCTCGTGGGACTGACTGCGGCTGGGCGAGTTTATGCCTGGGACGCGCGGACCGGCGAGCGGCGCTGGGAGTCCAGTGTCGCAGATGGGCCAGGGCCGGGCGACGTGTACGCGACGGTGCGTATCTCCCCCGACGGAGCGTTCGCGGCCGTAGGCCTTCATGGCCGGACGTACACGCTCGACATGAAGACTGGCCGCGTCGTTGCGAGTACGGCGGGGACGCTTCGCGAGGGCGGTGACAAGGGGCACGATCGTGTATGGCTCGACGATCAAGTCGTCGTGCGGGGCGATGGAGAGATTCGATTGGTCGATCCACGAAGCGGTGGAGTTGTGTGGCGCGCTGCAGTCGATACGCGCGACTTGTTTTGCATTGGCGCAAGCCCGCAGACGCGGTGGATTGCGGGAGCGAGCGGCGGTCCAAAGTCGCCCAATCGCGTGAGTCTGTGGCGCGTCGACCTTGACGCGGTAGACATGAAGTGA